Proteins encoded within one genomic window of Chlorobaculum sp. MV4-Y:
- a CDS encoding CRISPR-associated endonuclease Cas3'', giving the protein MSDEKIPAAHLRKDESGRWLEHELSDHLSSVAKIASNFASEFGNADWARAAGMLHDLGKFNPRWQEYLRKSNGDYLEEHDGQD; this is encoded by the coding sequence ATGAGTGACGAAAAAATCCCCGCCGCCCATCTCCGAAAAGATGAATCGGGACGGTGGCTCGAGCACGAGCTGAGCGACCATCTTTCCAGCGTCGCAAAAATCGCCTCCAACTTTGCCAGTGAATTCGGCAATGCCGATTGGGCCAGGGCGGCTGGAATGCTGCACGATCTCGGCAAATTCAATCCGCGCTGGCAGGAGTATCTGCGCAAGAGCAACGGCGATTATCTGGAGGAGCACGATGGGCAAGATTGA
- a CDS encoding DUF3683 domain-containing protein, translating into MTVNKESDAARAVPAVKREIPYNYTSASDRQAISFILGEEVVRQIEELRDLRVTGRSARLLMQLFGDILIHGRNPYLFQELVGSERRRDRIFEHARKDIETIQSSANGEPRVLAIVQTLRAKLEKFRAEIESLPEKRRKIKKELAPIVGAKNVLFDPFSIVAHATDATDWRLYLPVAVVTPDDEAQVAPLIAAIAKLGLRVIPRGAGTGLTGGAVPLRSDCVMINTEKLNRVRGITERTFHLKDGHTVTGKVIEVEAGVITEAAMHHADEHGLVFATDPTSEWACTIGGNIAENAGGKMAVRWGTCIDNLLEWKIAMPGGKLWTVRRADHQLRKILPEDTVTYEVLDQHGAPLKRIALRGTEIRKQGLWKDITNKALGGVPGLQKEGTDGVITSAVFVLYPKYEEKRTLCLEFFGPDMDEASRVIVELSKAFPYQNVEHETLLALEHFDDEYIRAIDYKVKATRPQTPKAVLLIDIAGHTEAEVEAGVERVRALLKKHPNTLMFVARDQTESILFWQDRKKLGAIARRTNAFKLNEDIVIPIEQLAVFARFIDDLNVEEERYSQLRYVERIEAMLRESSNPEKLTPFEAKIPAGLGLCDLIRNRLEAADPLLLRSLTLLQEFRTELNQLFRGYPKTLDAIEAAYQHVRDRRIVLATHMHAGDGNVHVNVPVLSNDRPMLDRTNHVIDKVMEKVISLGGVVSGEHGIGVTKLKYMDKERIEELSAYRREVDPDGIMNPGKLEDYEALNHIFTPSFNLLELEAHILKRGKLEALSKKVDYCIRCGKCKPDCCVYYPARGMFYHPRNKNLAIGSLIEALLYDAQRERSTDFKLLQWLEEVSDHCTICHKCLKPCPVDIDSGEVSILERQILSARGFKDSPLITKMTLNYLANRSPFYNKMFRNTVLRIGGAAQRAGTKITAPLQTSEAQNVLPPLRLLRSAVPPVPEKTLRDVLPACDSDQVLVFEPSGKEATSTVFYFPGCGSERLHSTISMAAIHILLETGTRVVLPPPFLCCGFPLNVNAKEEEYASIVLRNTVMFSQIREMFSYLDFDACVISCGTCMEGLEVMDAPKLFGNRIVDVSRYAYEKGMRVDGGSTQSLYHAPCHDSLKGKACDLLRDVGGFGKVTDVPHCCSEAGTLALSRPDITDSMLHRKREALKESMHDEATATILTNCPSCVQGLGRNRDMGIEPKHIAVALAEKHSGPDWMERFLVQAAKAQAVMF; encoded by the coding sequence ATGACTGTCAATAAAGAGAGTGATGCCGCGCGGGCAGTTCCTGCCGTGAAGCGCGAGATACCTTACAACTACACTTCGGCGAGTGACCGCCAAGCGATTTCGTTCATCCTCGGCGAAGAGGTCGTCCGGCAGATCGAGGAACTGCGCGACCTCCGGGTGACTGGACGGTCGGCCCGTCTGTTGATGCAGCTTTTTGGCGATATTCTCATTCATGGCCGCAATCCCTATCTGTTCCAGGAGCTGGTCGGTTCGGAGCGGCGGCGGGACAGGATTTTCGAACACGCCCGCAAGGACATAGAGACTATCCAGTCGTCGGCCAACGGCGAGCCGAGAGTGCTGGCAATTGTCCAGACCCTTCGCGCCAAGCTGGAGAAGTTCCGCGCCGAGATCGAAAGTTTGCCTGAAAAGCGGCGTAAAATCAAAAAAGAACTGGCCCCGATCGTCGGTGCAAAGAACGTACTGTTCGATCCCTTTTCGATTGTGGCCCACGCGACCGACGCTACCGACTGGCGCCTGTACCTGCCGGTAGCCGTGGTAACGCCGGACGACGAAGCGCAGGTGGCGCCACTCATCGCGGCTATCGCGAAGCTCGGGCTGCGCGTGATTCCGCGCGGCGCGGGCACCGGACTCACCGGCGGCGCAGTGCCGCTGCGTTCGGATTGCGTCATGATCAACACCGAAAAACTGAACCGCGTGCGCGGCATCACCGAGCGGACATTCCACCTTAAGGACGGTCACACGGTGACAGGCAAGGTGATCGAGGTCGAGGCGGGCGTCATCACCGAAGCAGCCATGCACCACGCCGACGAGCACGGCCTCGTCTTCGCCACCGACCCGACCAGCGAGTGGGCCTGCACCATCGGCGGCAACATCGCCGAGAACGCGGGCGGCAAGATGGCCGTGCGCTGGGGCACCTGCATCGACAACCTGCTCGAATGGAAGATCGCCATGCCGGGCGGCAAATTGTGGACGGTTCGCCGCGCCGACCATCAGCTTCGCAAGATTCTGCCCGAGGATACCGTAACCTACGAAGTGCTCGACCAGCACGGCGCTCCGCTGAAGCGCATCGCCTTGCGCGGTACGGAAATCCGCAAGCAGGGGCTGTGGAAGGACATCACCAACAAGGCGCTCGGCGGCGTACCGGGGTTGCAGAAGGAGGGCACCGACGGCGTCATCACCTCGGCGGTTTTCGTGCTCTACCCGAAATATGAGGAGAAGCGCACGCTCTGTCTGGAGTTCTTCGGCCCCGACATGGACGAGGCGAGCCGCGTCATCGTCGAGCTGTCGAAGGCATTCCCGTACCAGAACGTCGAGCACGAAACGCTGCTCGCGCTGGAGCACTTCGACGACGAGTACATTCGCGCCATCGACTACAAGGTGAAGGCCACCCGCCCGCAGACGCCCAAAGCGGTGCTGCTGATTGACATTGCCGGGCACACGGAGGCGGAGGTCGAAGCGGGTGTGGAGCGCGTTCGCGCCCTGCTCAAAAAGCACCCGAACACGCTGATGTTCGTGGCGCGAGACCAGACGGAGAGCATTCTCTTCTGGCAAGACCGCAAGAAGCTCGGCGCGATTGCCCGACGCACCAACGCTTTCAAGCTCAACGAGGATATCGTCATCCCCATCGAGCAGCTCGCCGTGTTCGCCCGTTTCATCGACGACCTGAACGTCGAGGAGGAGCGCTATTCGCAATTGAGGTACGTCGAACGGATCGAGGCGATGCTGCGCGAAAGCAGCAACCCCGAAAAACTCACCCCCTTCGAGGCGAAGATTCCGGCGGGACTCGGCCTGTGCGACCTGATCCGCAACCGGCTCGAAGCCGCCGATCCCCTGCTGTTGCGTTCGCTGACGCTTTTGCAGGAGTTCCGCACCGAGTTGAACCAGCTTTTCCGCGGCTACCCGAAAACGCTCGACGCCATCGAAGCGGCCTACCAGCACGTGCGCGACCGGCGCATCGTGCTGGCCACCCACATGCACGCCGGTGACGGCAACGTGCACGTCAACGTGCCGGTACTTTCGAACGACCGCCCGATGCTCGACCGCACCAATCACGTCATCGACAAGGTGATGGAAAAGGTGATTTCGCTTGGCGGAGTGGTCTCGGGCGAACACGGCATTGGCGTGACGAAGCTGAAATACATGGACAAAGAGCGTATCGAGGAGCTGTCGGCCTATCGCCGCGAGGTCGATCCGGATGGCATCATGAATCCCGGCAAGCTGGAGGATTACGAGGCGCTGAACCACATCTTTACGCCGTCGTTCAACCTGCTGGAGCTCGAAGCGCACATCCTCAAGCGCGGCAAACTCGAAGCGCTCTCGAAGAAAGTGGACTACTGCATCCGCTGCGGCAAGTGCAAGCCGGACTGCTGCGTCTACTACCCGGCGCGCGGCATGTTCTACCATCCGCGCAACAAGAACCTGGCTATCGGATCGCTCATCGAGGCGCTGCTCTACGACGCCCAGCGCGAGCGTTCGACCGATTTCAAACTTTTGCAGTGGCTGGAGGAGGTCTCGGATCACTGCACCATATGCCACAAGTGTCTGAAGCCCTGCCCGGTGGACATCGATTCGGGCGAGGTGTCGATTCTTGAGCGGCAAATTCTCTCTGCGCGCGGGTTCAAGGACTCGCCGCTCATCACCAAGATGACGCTGAACTACCTGGCCAACCGCTCGCCCTTCTACAACAAGATGTTCCGCAACACGGTGCTGCGGATTGGCGGCGCAGCCCAGCGGGCTGGCACGAAAATAACCGCCCCGTTACAGACATCCGAGGCGCAAAATGTCCTTCCGCCGCTGCGACTCTTGCGTTCGGCGGTACCACCGGTGCCGGAAAAGACCCTGCGCGACGTACTGCCCGCCTGCGACAGCGATCAGGTGCTGGTGTTTGAACCATCCGGCAAGGAGGCGACCTCGACAGTCTTCTACTTCCCCGGCTGCGGCTCGGAGCGCCTGCACTCGACCATCTCGATGGCCGCAATCCACATTCTGCTCGAAACCGGTACGCGCGTGGTGCTGCCGCCGCCCTTCCTCTGCTGCGGCTTTCCGCTGAACGTCAACGCCAAAGAGGAGGAGTACGCTTCGATCGTGCTGCGCAACACGGTAATGTTCAGCCAGATTCGCGAGATGTTCTCCTATCTGGATTTCGACGCCTGTGTTATCTCCTGCGGCACCTGCATGGAGGGACTTGAAGTCATGGACGCCCCGAAGCTCTTCGGCAACCGGATCGTCGATGTGTCGCGGTACGCTTACGAAAAAGGAATGCGGGTGGACGGCGGCTCGACGCAGAGCCTCTACCACGCCCCCTGCCACGACTCGCTGAAGGGCAAAGCCTGCGACCTGTTGCGCGATGTCGGCGGCTTCGGAAAGGTGACCGATGTACCGCACTGCTGCTCGGAAGCGGGCACGCTGGCGCTCTCACGCCCCGACATTACCGATTCGATGCTGCATCGCAAACGCGAAGCGCTGAAGGAGTCGATGCACGACGAAGCGACCGCGACGATACTGACCAACTGCCCATCGTGCGTGCAGGGCCTCGGGCGCAACCGCGACATGGGCATCGAGCCCAAACACATCGCCGTGGCGCTTGCCGAAAAACACTCCGGCCCCGATTGGATGGAGCGCTTCCTCGTCCAGGCAGCAAAGGCCCAGGCGGTGATGTTCTAA
- a CDS encoding SDR family oxidoreductase, which translates to MQRTKSISASLGVVITGGSAGLGLAMAREFLRAGDRVAICSRRESNLALALQVLERDVPGGEVHGMACDVSDHRQTAGFAAFAASKLGVIDRWINNAGTAGRMRRPLWELELLDIDETCRTNLSGSMMLCAEALRVMLRQPGSADEPLYHLFNMGFSSAGLRSSSTSVSHRASKRAVAIMSELLRQELEAAGNRSVGIHDLSPGLVLTDLLLRDATPAQKRFFNAMAETPETVAATLVPAIRAISGRGGTLRYQPVVFMLMKLAASMFGYRKGRFFDSDGGAVK; encoded by the coding sequence ATGCAACGAACGAAGAGCATATCAGCCTCTCTCGGCGTGGTTATTACCGGCGGCAGTGCCGGGCTCGGGCTGGCGATGGCGCGGGAGTTTTTGCGGGCCGGTGACCGCGTGGCGATTTGCTCGCGCCGCGAATCGAATCTCGCGTTGGCGTTGCAGGTGCTCGAACGAGACGTGCCAGGCGGGGAGGTTCACGGCATGGCGTGTGACGTTTCCGACCACCGGCAGACCGCCGGATTTGCCGCTTTCGCCGCCTCGAAGCTCGGCGTCATCGACCGCTGGATCAACAACGCGGGTACGGCGGGCCGGATGCGCCGGCCGCTCTGGGAGCTCGAGCTCTTGGACATCGACGAAACCTGCCGCACCAATCTTTCCGGTAGCATGATGCTTTGTGCCGAAGCGCTGCGCGTTATGCTTCGCCAGCCAGGGAGTGCCGACGAGCCGCTTTACCATCTGTTCAACATGGGATTTTCATCAGCGGGCCTTCGTTCATCGTCTACCTCCGTCTCGCATCGAGCATCCAAACGGGCGGTGGCGATCATGAGCGAACTACTTCGCCAGGAACTCGAAGCCGCTGGCAACCGCTCAGTCGGTATTCACGATCTGAGTCCCGGACTGGTGCTGACCGATCTGTTGCTCCGCGACGCAACGCCTGCTCAGAAGCGCTTTTTCAACGCGATGGCCGAAACTCCGGAGACCGTTGCGGCAACGCTGGTGCCAGCAATCAGGGCAATCAGTGGACGAGGCGGCACGTTGCGTTACCAGCCGGTTGTTTTCATGCTCATGAAGCTCGCGGCATCAATGTTCGGATATCGCAAGGGGCGGTTTTTCGATAGCGATGGAGGAGCAGTGAAATAG
- a CDS encoding cation:proton antiporter: MESYYHQFLEEFRLPLTNPVLVFSLVLFIILLAPIVFKRFNIPGTVGLILSGVLIGPHSLNLLEKSSAVELFSTIGLLYILFIAGLELDVNEFKKSRYKSALFGLLTFSIPIAIGYPFCRYLLNYSIGTSLLTASMFATHTLVAYPIVSRMGISKNRTVAITVAGTILSDTAVLILLAVIIGYSRGDINHEFWLHLGIALTLFSAIVFIVLPAIARWFFTKLENEKHAHYIFVLAALFFSAFLAKAAGLEPIVGAFAAGLALNPLIPGSSALMNRIEFIGNSLFIPFFLISVGMLVDLRVILSSPMALIIAALLTFVALAGKWLAALSTQKIFGYSAAHRRLIFGLSSSRAAATIAIALVGYRVRILDINILNAIIILILITCIVSSLVTEKAAKEIVLEEHDAAPEKESAESDSDEQILLPIAENKPSERVLELAVMIREKRSANPLTILTVVPNDHEAELNVKKARKELAPTVDFAASFDTSLNIVATIDYNICSGIGRTVKESQSNLIIFDWPSRQGFIDRMINDATESIVGCTCKTTMICHFTRPLVLHRRIVVICPPFAEKEKGFGQWLRKMSRLSQELAIPLLFHCDRKSRLSIIETLKTSHSGSPVLYEAFKNFREWEDIPKQKHQFRADDLIVFVSARRESISYRAFFDLVPERLEKHMSGISKIMIYPAQFDSAIIEEEYADVVAPKSFPFGASTIRKIREEISGFMKKNQLQIRKKLGEKQQQHQKDLDFPEKNHKL; the protein is encoded by the coding sequence ATGGAATCCTATTACCATCAGTTTCTTGAGGAATTCCGGCTACCGTTGACCAATCCGGTGCTGGTCTTTTCGCTCGTGCTGTTCATCATCCTGCTCGCCCCGATTGTTTTCAAAAGATTCAACATCCCTGGTACGGTCGGCCTGATTCTCTCCGGCGTGCTCATTGGCCCGCATAGCCTGAATCTGCTTGAAAAAAGCTCAGCGGTAGAACTCTTCTCAACCATCGGTCTGCTCTATATCCTCTTCATCGCCGGCCTTGAACTCGATGTGAACGAATTCAAAAAGAGCCGCTATAAAAGCGCCCTGTTCGGACTGCTGACCTTCAGCATACCCATCGCCATAGGCTATCCTTTCTGCCGATACCTGCTCAATTACAGCATCGGCACGAGCCTCCTGACGGCCAGCATGTTCGCCACGCACACGCTGGTAGCCTACCCAATCGTGAGCCGGATGGGCATTTCGAAAAACCGGACGGTTGCCATCACGGTAGCAGGAACAATCCTGAGCGATACCGCTGTGCTGATCCTCCTGGCGGTTATTATAGGCTATAGCCGGGGTGACATCAATCATGAGTTCTGGCTGCACCTCGGCATCGCCCTCACACTTTTCTCGGCGATCGTGTTCATCGTGCTGCCCGCCATCGCCCGCTGGTTTTTCACCAAGCTCGAAAACGAAAAACACGCCCACTACATCTTCGTTCTGGCGGCTCTCTTCTTTTCGGCTTTCCTCGCCAAAGCCGCAGGACTGGAGCCAATTGTGGGCGCCTTCGCGGCTGGCCTCGCGCTCAACCCTCTCATTCCCGGCTCTTCAGCCCTGATGAACCGCATCGAATTTATCGGCAACTCGCTCTTTATTCCCTTTTTCCTCATCAGCGTGGGAATGCTGGTGGACCTCCGGGTCATCCTGAGCAGCCCGATGGCCCTGATCATCGCCGCCCTTTTGACCTTCGTGGCATTAGCAGGAAAATGGCTCGCGGCGCTCTCTACCCAGAAAATTTTCGGCTATTCCGCCGCGCACCGGCGGCTTATCTTCGGCCTGAGCAGCTCCCGCGCCGCCGCGACCATCGCCATCGCCCTGGTCGGCTACCGAGTGCGCATCCTCGACATTAACATCCTCAACGCCATCATTATCCTCATTCTCATCACTTGCATCGTCAGTTCGCTGGTTACGGAAAAAGCGGCCAAGGAGATCGTGCTTGAAGAGCACGACGCCGCACCGGAAAAAGAGAGCGCCGAGAGCGATTCCGATGAGCAGATTCTGTTACCAATCGCAGAAAACAAGCCTTCCGAACGGGTGCTGGAGCTCGCCGTAATGATCAGGGAAAAGCGCTCCGCCAATCCGCTGACCATCCTGACTGTCGTGCCCAATGATCATGAAGCTGAACTGAACGTGAAAAAAGCCAGAAAAGAGCTGGCGCCAACAGTCGATTTCGCGGCGTCGTTCGACACCAGCCTCAATATCGTTGCAACTATCGACTACAATATCTGCAGCGGCATCGGCAGAACGGTCAAAGAGTCCCAGTCAAACCTGATCATTTTCGACTGGCCAAGCCGTCAGGGATTCATAGACCGGATGATCAACGACGCAACGGAGAGCATCGTGGGGTGCACCTGTAAAACCACCATGATCTGTCATTTCACGCGTCCGTTGGTCCTACACCGGAGGATTGTTGTCATCTGTCCGCCCTTTGCCGAAAAAGAGAAAGGATTCGGGCAATGGCTGCGCAAAATGAGTCGCCTGTCGCAGGAGTTGGCCATTCCGCTGCTTTTCCATTGCGACAGGAAAAGCCGCCTGTCCATCATCGAAACACTGAAAACAAGCCATTCAGGCTCTCCTGTTCTGTACGAAGCCTTCAAAAACTTCCGCGAATGGGAGGATATACCGAAACAGAAACACCAGTTCAGGGCTGACGACCTCATCGTGTTCGTCAGCGCCCGCCGGGAGTCCATTTCCTACAGAGCCTTTTTCGATCTCGTGCCTGAACGGCTTGAAAAGCATATGAGCGGCATCAGCAAAATCATGATCTATCCGGCACAGTTCGATTCCGCCATCATTGAAGAGGAGTATGCCGATGTGGTCGCACCGAAATCCTTCCCGTTCGGAGCATCGACCATCCGAAAAATAAGAGAAGAAATATCCGGCTTCATGAAAAAGAATCAGTTACAAATCAGAAAAAAGCTTGGGGAAAAACAGCAGCAGCACCAAAAAGATTTGGATTTTCCCGAAAAGAACCATAAACTTTAA
- a CDS encoding C40 family peptidase, with amino-acid sequence MRREQQSRPSLRVLKSLMVCATIAVSLTLHSPALMAAEEATGVTCTTPSADSINPIRQSSENLKNLFSEVKQYLGIRYRFGGDTPSGFDCSGFVRFMFNKELNVNLPRSSREMATIGTRVDRNELRPGDLVFFKNAKDRINHVGIFIGNDTFVHSSLSKGITRDTLNESYYSKRFATGVRILDVQNSQLPNDLNNLIDGDSAS; translated from the coding sequence ATGCGAAGAGAGCAGCAATCCCGCCCAAGCCTTCGGGTTCTGAAAAGTCTCATGGTTTGCGCCACCATTGCAGTCTCTTTGACTCTCCACTCCCCCGCGCTCATGGCTGCCGAAGAGGCAACTGGAGTAACTTGCACCACTCCTTCAGCCGATAGTATAAACCCGATCAGACAATCGTCGGAAAACCTCAAGAATCTGTTCTCAGAAGTCAAGCAGTACCTTGGCATCCGCTACCGTTTTGGAGGAGATACGCCTTCGGGTTTCGATTGTTCGGGCTTTGTCAGGTTCATGTTCAATAAAGAACTCAACGTCAATCTGCCTCGCTCGTCACGTGAAATGGCAACGATAGGCACAAGGGTAGATCGCAACGAACTCCGGCCCGGCGACCTCGTATTTTTCAAAAACGCAAAAGACCGCATCAACCACGTAGGCATTTTCATCGGTAACGACACCTTCGTCCACTCCTCCCTCTCAAAAGGCATCACCCGCGACACCCTTAACGAAAGCTACTACAGCAAACGCTTCGCCACCGGCGTGCGTATTCTCGACGTACAGAACAGCCAGCTTCCGAACGACCTCAATAACCTGATCGACGGCGACTCCGCATCCTGA
- a CDS encoding YdcF family protein, with product MKTFLKISLLFFLISSALCASLYLGLGLLVSMHSTKPEKADIIVILGGDDGLRVSKGGDLYKAGYAKNVLLTGIDSRYYRPDHPNWRERKLMARGVPRKHIIVDTWSETSWEEAENTSDLMDKKGWKSALVVSDPPHMLRLNKTWKKAFAGTNKRFRLVATEPSWWNPLLWWRNTISYRFVVNELKKNIYYLVTYY from the coding sequence ATGAAAACATTTCTGAAGATCTCTCTGCTTTTCTTTCTGATCTCCAGCGCGCTGTGCGCCTCGCTGTATCTTGGCCTCGGACTTCTCGTATCGATGCACTCAACAAAGCCTGAAAAGGCTGACATAATCGTGATTCTTGGCGGTGACGACGGGCTGCGGGTGAGCAAAGGAGGCGATCTTTACAAGGCGGGCTATGCGAAGAATGTTCTGCTGACCGGCATCGACAGCCGCTATTACCGCCCGGATCATCCCAACTGGCGTGAACGCAAGCTGATGGCGCGTGGCGTACCGAGAAAACACATCATCGTCGATACCTGGTCGGAAACAAGCTGGGAGGAAGCGGAAAACACCTCTGACCTGATGGATAAAAAAGGATGGAAAAGTGCGCTTGTGGTCAGCGATCCACCGCATATGCTTCGCCTCAACAAAACATGGAAAAAGGCGTTTGCAGGCACAAACAAGCGTTTCAGACTTGTGGCCACTGAACCCTCGTGGTGGAATCCTCTCCTCTGGTGGCGCAACACCATCAGCTATCGCTTCGTCGTGAACGAACTCAAAAAGAACATCTATTATCTGGTGACCTATTACTGA